A section of the Methanococcoides sp. LMO-2 genome encodes:
- a CDS encoding HAD family hydrolase, whose protein sequence is MQKSIAVVFDSAGTLLHMYRVAKDMASGELITGVESTDLVAQRKGRALIVLHTEPAVILGVDRNMRVIDFIDGNDIDIDISCASVPFSVEEAYDIIKDSDIRIADILQVVDVVREHCPKIFYVAAGIIVDSNDHSVPYVLSTGGRMFHDTKETVDKLKEHGVTVFIASGDSRRNLKQLAECIDIPMERVYDIATTREKARIILDLKEMYDKVLMVGDGLNDILALRAADIGVVTLQQGDERPEKLERSADFVIRDIREVLDIVASL, encoded by the coding sequence ATGCAAAAGAGCATTGCTGTAGTCTTCGATAGTGCAGGTACGCTGTTGCATATGTATCGCGTGGCAAAGGATATGGCCAGCGGGGAACTTATCACAGGCGTGGAAAGTACTGACCTTGTGGCACAGCGTAAGGGCCGTGCATTGATCGTACTTCATACCGAGCCGGCTGTGATACTCGGTGTTGACCGCAATATGCGTGTCATTGATTTTATTGACGGAAATGACATAGATATTGACATCAGCTGTGCAAGTGTTCCTTTTTCTGTGGAAGAGGCCTATGACATAATTAAGGATAGTGATATCAGGATAGCTGACATTCTCCAGGTCGTCGATGTTGTCAGGGAGCATTGCCCTAAGATCTTCTATGTGGCCGCAGGGATCATTGTTGATAGCAATGACCATTCCGTTCCCTATGTTCTGAGTACCGGGGGTCGCATGTTCCATGATACTAAAGAAACCGTCGATAAGCTTAAAGAGCATGGTGTGACCGTTTTTATCGCATCCGGTGACAGCAGGCGAAATCTTAAGCAGCTTGCGGAGTGCATCGATATCCCTATGGAAAGAGTCTATGATATTGCCACTACCCGTGAAAAGGCACGCATCATCCTTGACCTTAAAGAAATGTATGATAAGGTCCTGATGGTGGGTGACGGCCTGAACGATATCCTTGCTCTAAGGGCGGCAGATATTGGTGTTGTTACTCTTCAGCAGGGCGATGAACGTCCCGAAAAACTCGAAAGGTCTGCGGACTTTGTGATAAGGGATATCAGGGAAGTTCTGGATATTGTCGCGTCTCTCTAA
- the speB gene encoding agmatinase: MFYRPGMVDALADYESAGYVLFGVPFDRTSSFRAGSRWAPDAMRSASANFESYNAFFDIDLAELPIHDAGNFEASVLVDDVLSELSLDVDGITEDGKIPIMMGGEHSLTLPCVKACAKRAQGKFGVVVLDAHFDLRDEFEGVKYNHACVSRHILDEVTDNYVTIGVRSGPKEEWDFAKDNDICYYTPEEVTSKGADTLIGEIKEYLDCDSIYLSLDMDALDPAYAPALGTPEPFGLSSLEVRDIIRGLAPMSAGFDVMEITPEYDSGQTAILGAKFIREFIAAHAASME; the protein is encoded by the coding sequence ATGTTCTACCGTCCTGGCATGGTGGATGCACTGGCAGATTATGAATCTGCCGGATACGTCCTATTTGGAGTACCCTTTGACCGTACATCCTCATTCCGTGCCGGGAGCAGATGGGCTCCGGATGCTATGCGGAGTGCCTCTGCAAACTTTGAAAGTTATAACGCTTTTTTTGATATTGACCTTGCCGAACTTCCCATACACGATGCAGGGAACTTCGAAGCGAGTGTCCTTGTTGACGATGTGCTCAGTGAACTATCCCTGGATGTCGACGGGATCACTGAGGACGGAAAGATCCCCATTATGATGGGAGGGGAGCACTCACTGACCCTTCCATGTGTCAAAGCCTGTGCAAAAAGGGCGCAAGGTAAGTTTGGAGTAGTGGTGTTGGATGCCCATTTTGACCTTCGCGACGAGTTTGAAGGTGTGAAGTATAACCATGCCTGCGTTTCAAGACACATACTTGACGAGGTCACCGATAACTATGTGACCATTGGTGTACGAAGCGGTCCGAAGGAAGAGTGGGATTTTGCAAAGGACAACGACATCTGTTATTACACACCGGAAGAGGTCACCAGTAAGGGAGCTGATACACTTATCGGGGAAATTAAGGAATACCTTGACTGTGACAGCATTTACCTTTCACTTGACATGGATGCTCTTGATCCGGCATATGCACCTGCACTGGGCACACCGGAACCATTCGGTCTCAGCTCTTTAGAGGTGCGGGATATTATCAGGGGACTTGCCCCAATGTCAGCAGGTTTCGACGTGATGGAGATTACGCCGGAATACGACAGTGGCCAGACCGCTATTCTTGGTGCAAAGTTTATCCGTGAGTTCATTGCTGCACACGCAGCTTCAATGGAATGA
- a CDS encoding sensor histidine kinase, whose amino-acid sequence MEESALPKILVIDDNQKILELMEAYLYPEYEVMTAYNGYEGLDIIEKENIDLVLADVMMPDIEGYEVCNLLKNDPRTRFIPVIIVTALSNRKDRIKGFEAGADDFLTKPVDQLELKTRIRSLLKIKELNEKNESERNLARNYLDIAGVMLTVFDTEAKIQLMNKKGCEIIGCTDGSLIGENFYETLVPERYREMGIIQHQQFISGNTEGLESFEAPILTLDGEEREILWHNTPLRGRKGEITGVLCSGEDITERKRVEEALIKAEEMHEKEIHHRIKNNLQIISSLLDLESSKFTDPEVVRAFEKSRDRVHSIAMANEEIYRSKEMGKVNFHNYVHDVVDYLYHMNEHQTEFIDINIESEDILMSFDDATHLGLILNELIMNSFKYAFPDGKGNIHIGFHRSDREFTLCVEDDGIGIPVKDISRKDTLGLELVAELVEQINGSIRIEGTSGTKYTITYQDQTHSKKDISFENKPQCTNQYCSE is encoded by the coding sequence TTGGAAGAAAGCGCATTACCAAAAATACTGGTCATTGATGATAATCAGAAGATACTGGAACTGATGGAGGCCTACCTGTATCCTGAATACGAGGTAATGACCGCCTACAACGGATATGAGGGCCTGGACATAATTGAGAAAGAGAACATAGACCTTGTCCTGGCAGACGTGATGATGCCTGATATCGAAGGTTACGAAGTATGCAATCTCCTGAAGAATGACCCGCGAACCCGATTCATACCTGTAATAATAGTTACAGCCCTGTCGAACAGGAAGGACCGTATAAAAGGCTTTGAGGCCGGTGCCGACGACTTCCTGACAAAGCCTGTTGACCAGCTTGAGCTCAAGACAAGAATAAGATCACTCCTGAAGATCAAGGAACTTAATGAGAAGAACGAATCTGAGCGCAACCTTGCACGCAATTACCTGGACATAGCCGGAGTCATGCTCACGGTGTTTGACACAGAAGCCAAAATCCAGCTCATGAACAAGAAAGGATGCGAGATCATTGGCTGCACCGATGGCTCATTGATCGGGGAGAACTTCTATGAGACACTGGTACCGGAAAGGTACAGGGAGATGGGAATCATCCAACATCAACAGTTCATCAGTGGGAATACAGAAGGACTGGAAAGTTTCGAAGCACCAATACTAACGCTTGATGGAGAAGAAAGGGAGATCCTGTGGCATAACACTCCCCTGCGTGGAAGAAAAGGCGAGATCACAGGCGTCCTGTGCTCAGGTGAGGACATAACTGAAAGAAAAAGAGTAGAAGAAGCACTTATCAAAGCAGAGGAAATGCACGAAAAGGAGATACACCATCGTATCAAGAACAATCTCCAGATAATTTCAAGCCTGCTTGACCTCGAGTCTTCCAAATTCACGGACCCGGAAGTTGTCCGGGCGTTCGAAAAAAGCAGGGACAGAGTACATTCCATAGCAATGGCCAATGAGGAGATATACCGTTCAAAAGAGATGGGGAAGGTCAATTTCCATAATTATGTCCACGATGTTGTAGATTACCTGTATCACATGAACGAGCACCAGACTGAGTTCATAGATATAAATATCGAATCAGAGGACATCCTCATGAGCTTTGATGATGCGACCCACCTTGGCCTTATACTGAATGAGCTCATCATGAACAGTTTCAAATATGCTTTCCCGGACGGGAAAGGAAATATCCACATTGGATTCCACCGATCAGACAGGGAGTTTACCCTTTGCGTAGAAGACGATGGCATCGGGATCCCTGTAAAAGATATATCCCGGAAAGACACGCTCGGACTGGAGCTGGTAGCCGAACTTGTGGAACAGATCAACGGCAGTATCCGGATTGAAGGAACTTCAGGTACAAAATATACAATTACTTACCAGGACCAAACTCATTCCAAAAAAGATATATCATTTGAAAATAAACCCCAATGTACCAACCAATACTGCAGTGAATGA
- a CDS encoding Era-like GTP-binding protein has translation MGVIRLFRKNFSDFFKKLFNKKNARIGIYGPPNAGKTTLANRILRDWTGDAMGSVSHIAHETRRARRREGVTIKSNGGSISLDIIDTPGLATKIDFHEFMELGMDEAESKRRAKEATEGVIEAVKWLENLDGVILVMDATEDPYTQVNVTVIGNMEARSLPLLIVANKVDLPESAPSTIRDAFPQHPMVAISALEGKNIDTFYDEIAKRFG, from the coding sequence ATGGGCGTAATACGATTATTTAGGAAAAATTTTTCAGACTTTTTCAAAAAGCTGTTCAACAAAAAGAATGCCAGGATAGGAATCTACGGGCCTCCTAATGCCGGAAAGACAACCCTTGCGAACAGGATATTAAGGGACTGGACCGGTGATGCAATGGGTTCTGTATCACACATTGCTCACGAGACACGCCGCGCAAGGCGCAGGGAAGGAGTGACAATAAAGTCCAACGGCGGCTCCATCAGCCTGGACATCATCGATACCCCGGGACTTGCAACCAAGATCGATTTCCATGAGTTCATGGAACTGGGCATGGATGAAGCGGAGTCAAAGAGGAGAGCAAAGGAAGCTACCGAAGGCGTAATTGAAGCTGTGAAATGGCTGGAGAACCTGGACGGAGTCATCCTTGTGATGGACGCTACAGAAGACCCATACACACAGGTCAATGTAACCGTCATAGGCAATATGGAAGCACGAAGCCTGCCATTACTGATCGTTGCCAATAAGGTAGACCTCCCCGAGTCAGCTCCATCCACAATAAGGGATGCATTCCCACAGCACCCAATGGTAGCAATATCCGCCCTGGAAGGAAAGAACATAGACACATTCTATGATGAGATAGCCAAGAGGTTTGGGTGA
- a CDS encoding HVO_0476 family zinc finger protein — MTEEIIVVCPMCSPKEPVGHDILRPGQNPVVQCHECGAVHPTTIEEKKPVKTKVIVSKDDVSFTLRTNIDAGEMIYIDDELIVDDEEADEVYPIIVTSLESGGRRVEREEIENVDVIWGRATDEVTAKISIKIRNGSTSVEKRVSGEFEFIVGEKYNAERKDFQITKIKIRGGAFQSRKGDRVPAKYIKRIFATEVRKKGWGEAKTSWSAKRNGRY, encoded by the coding sequence ATGACAGAGGAAATAATCGTAGTTTGCCCAATGTGTTCACCAAAGGAACCAGTGGGACATGATATTCTAAGACCAGGGCAGAACCCTGTTGTCCAGTGCCACGAATGTGGAGCAGTACACCCCACAACCATCGAAGAAAAAAAGCCCGTTAAGACCAAGGTTATCGTCAGCAAGGATGACGTTTCATTCACACTTCGTACAAACATTGACGCCGGCGAGATGATATATATCGACGATGAGCTCATCGTGGATGATGAGGAAGCAGATGAGGTATACCCGATCATTGTGACCTCACTTGAATCAGGCGGTCGCCGTGTTGAGAGGGAAGAGATAGAGAACGTTGATGTGATATGGGGACGTGCCACCGACGAAGTAACCGCAAAGATATCAATAAAGATCCGTAACGGATCCACATCTGTTGAAAAAAGGGTTTCCGGGGAATTCGAATTCATTGTAGGCGAGAAATACAATGCTGAAAGGAAGGATTTCCAGATCACAAAGATCAAGATAAGGGGGGGAGCATTCCAGTCCCGTAAAGGAGACAGGGTCCCCGCTAAATATATCAAACGCATATTCGCTACCGAAGTGCGTAAGAAAGGATGGGGAGAGGCTAAGACTTCATGGAGTGCGAAGAGAAACGGAAGATACTGA
- a CDS encoding matrixin family metalloprotease → MNVRTAVIAALLIIAIVTPGSALLGEKEYPKFLEEPWDHSPITVYIDEQNIPPHYSPTYPATVVNAMEYWENGGNGKLSYTPVFELVNTNDADIYIMWVENMEEVTGAEKGVAGFCRPMVANGRYVRADIVMEVGDYRGYSWQQYGDANMEQLVTHELGHALGLGHSNDPRDIMYPTYEQRENINPLLVETTYPLIIIAVLIAIGISGYLGVGWLRYHKRRQKLEDKLLKK, encoded by the coding sequence ATGAACGTCAGAACAGCAGTTATCGCCGCGCTTCTCATAATCGCGATCGTTACCCCGGGATCGGCCCTGTTAGGTGAAAAGGAATATCCGAAATTCCTGGAAGAACCATGGGACCACTCTCCCATCACAGTTTATATTGATGAACAGAACATCCCTCCCCATTATAGCCCTACATACCCGGCCACCGTAGTCAATGCTATGGAGTACTGGGAGAACGGCGGGAACGGGAAACTGAGTTACACCCCTGTTTTTGAACTTGTCAACACTAACGATGCGGATATTTACATAATGTGGGTGGAGAACATGGAAGAGGTTACTGGTGCAGAGAAAGGCGTTGCCGGTTTTTGCAGACCCATGGTAGCAAACGGACGATATGTTCGCGCGGACATCGTAATGGAGGTAGGGGATTACAGGGGCTATTCCTGGCAGCAGTACGGTGATGCCAATATGGAACAGCTTGTCACCCATGAACTTGGACATGCTCTGGGACTTGGCCATAGCAATGATCCCCGGGACATAATGTACCCCACGTATGAACAGCGGGAGAACATCAACCCCCTTCTTGTAGAAACAACGTATCCGCTCATCATCATAGCTGTATTGATCGCCATCGGGATATCAGGATACCTGGGAGTAGGATGGTTACGCTACCACAAGAGAAGGCAAAAACTTGAGGACAAACTGCTGAAGAAATGA
- a CDS encoding protein-L-isoaspartate O-methyltransferase, whose product MECEEKRKILINSLKYNGICDKVLDAMMRVPRHIFVPDDYQETAYMDMPLPIGHNQTISAPHMVAIMCDLLDISDGMKILEVGSGSGYNAAVMAELVGEKGHIYTVERIPELAHFAEENLKKAGYKNVTVIQDDGSCGLEEHEPYERISVTSAAPEVPRPLIDQLATEGIMVIPVGNGEQQLVVVRKDSKGNVSYEAWGGVIFVPLIGKYGY is encoded by the coding sequence ATGGAGTGCGAAGAGAAACGGAAGATACTGATAAACTCACTTAAGTACAACGGGATATGCGACAAAGTCCTTGATGCGATGATGCGCGTCCCAAGACATATTTTTGTGCCTGATGATTATCAGGAAACGGCATACATGGACATGCCGCTTCCCATCGGACATAACCAGACCATATCCGCACCACACATGGTTGCGATCATGTGTGACCTGCTGGACATCTCCGATGGGATGAAGATACTGGAAGTTGGAAGCGGATCAGGGTACAATGCCGCGGTAATGGCAGAGCTTGTGGGAGAGAAAGGCCACATATATACTGTTGAGCGCATACCCGAACTGGCTCATTTTGCAGAAGAGAATCTCAAAAAAGCAGGATACAAGAATGTCACTGTCATTCAGGATGACGGTTCCTGCGGACTGGAGGAACATGAGCCTTACGAACGCATAAGTGTGACCTCTGCAGCCCCGGAGGTGCCACGACCACTTATTGACCAGCTGGCAACAGAAGGAATAATGGTAATTCCTGTTGGAAATGGTGAACAACAGCTTGTAGTTGTGAGAAAGGACAGCAAAGGCAATGTCAGCTACGAGGCATGGGGAGGAGTTATTTTTGTACCCCTCATTGGAAAGTACGGATATTGA
- a CDS encoding translation initiation factor IF-5A encodes MKQQVEVKELKEGKYVVVDDEPCVIKSIAKSKPGKHGSAKARIEAIGIFDGQKRSIISSVSAKTYVPIVERKSAQVLSVSGDIAQLMDMEDYSTLELNIPEQFKDRVVEGADITYITAMGKMKIDLR; translated from the coding sequence ATGAAACAGCAAGTAGAGGTTAAAGAACTTAAAGAAGGTAAGTACGTAGTTGTAGATGATGAGCCATGTGTGATCAAGAGCATTGCAAAATCAAAGCCAGGTAAGCACGGTTCCGCAAAGGCAAGGATCGAGGCAATCGGTATCTTCGATGGCCAGAAACGTTCCATCATCAGCTCAGTTTCTGCTAAGACATACGTACCTATTGTAGAGCGCAAATCCGCACAGGTATTATCCGTCTCAGGCGACATTGCCCAGCTCATGGACATGGAAGATTACTCCACACTTGAACTTAACATCCCTGAACAGTTCAAGGACAGGGTCGTCGAGGGTGCAGACATCACATACATCACCGCAATGGGCAAAATGAAGATCGACCTCAGATAA
- the atwA gene encoding methyl coenzyme M reductase system, component A2: protein MSLFIEVKDLTIAYDGVKVLKNINLNINEGEVLGILGRSGAGKTILMHALRGAEEYENISGSIIYHLARCEKCGHIDPPSKVGETCRHCKEDSMKAFDADFVALSLHDHERRSVSKRIAIMLQRTFALYGDDQVVVNVMNSLTEIGYSGNDAMSRAMELLEDVRLSHRMMHVARDLSGGEKQRVVLARQLVRNPMLLLADEPTGTLDPRTADVVHDVIERAVKAYNMTMVITSHWSEVIEELADKAIILEDGAVVKEGDPHEVAAEFMKMVSHIEKNENVALGEPIIDVKNLVKKYISVTRGVVHAVNDISFDVKEGEIFGIAGTSGAGKTTTSEILMGIVQPTKGDIHVRVGDEWVDMTTPGPDNRGRATKYMGILHQEYGLYTHRSIIDNLTESIGIDLPYELAVRKAVKTLVATGFSEEKAKGILPKMADDISEGERHRVALAQILMKEPTIIVMDEPTGTMDPITKIEVTRSILKARDEMGDTFVIVSHDMDFLQEACDRVALMRDAKIVAVGEPNDVLSQLTEEERLLVAQEA from the coding sequence ATGTCATTGTTCATTGAGGTCAAAGACCTGACTATAGCTTATGATGGTGTTAAGGTTCTGAAAAACATCAATCTTAACATCAATGAAGGTGAAGTCCTTGGAATTCTAGGTCGAAGTGGTGCGGGAAAAACCATCCTTATGCATGCTTTGAGGGGAGCCGAAGAATATGAGAATATCTCCGGTTCTATCATTTACCATCTGGCAAGATGTGAAAAATGCGGCCACATCGATCCTCCAAGCAAGGTAGGCGAAACATGTCGCCACTGTAAAGAAGACTCTATGAAAGCTTTTGATGCGGACTTTGTTGCACTGTCCCTTCATGACCATGAACGCAGAAGCGTTTCCAAGAGGATCGCTATCATGCTACAGCGTACATTTGCACTGTATGGTGATGACCAGGTAGTTGTAAATGTAATGAATTCTCTGACTGAGATCGGTTACAGTGGTAATGATGCTATGTCAAGGGCAATGGAGCTTCTTGAGGATGTCAGGTTATCCCACCGTATGATGCACGTTGCACGTGACCTTAGTGGCGGAGAAAAACAGAGGGTAGTACTTGCAAGACAGCTTGTAAGGAACCCAATGCTGCTTCTTGCTGATGAGCCTACAGGTACACTTGACCCAAGGACTGCAGACGTTGTCCATGATGTTATCGAAAGGGCTGTTAAGGCCTACAACATGACAATGGTCATTACTTCTCACTGGTCAGAGGTTATCGAAGAGCTTGCAGACAAGGCTATCATCCTCGAAGATGGTGCTGTTGTCAAGGAAGGCGATCCTCACGAGGTCGCAGCTGAGTTCATGAAGATGGTGTCTCACATTGAGAAGAACGAGAACGTTGCTCTTGGTGAGCCTATAATCGATGTCAAGAACCTTGTTAAAAAGTATATCTCCGTTACCAGGGGAGTCGTCCATGCTGTCAATGACATATCCTTTGATGTAAAGGAAGGAGAGATATTTGGTATTGCAGGCACCAGTGGTGCAGGAAAGACCACTACCTCAGAGATCCTCATGGGTATTGTTCAGCCTACAAAGGGTGACATCCATGTGCGTGTTGGCGATGAATGGGTCGATATGACCACGCCGGGTCCTGATAACAGGGGTCGTGCCACCAAATATATGGGAATCCTGCATCAGGAGTACGGACTATACACTCACAGAAGCATCATTGATAACCTGACAGAGTCAATAGGAATAGACCTCCCTTACGAACTTGCAGTTCGCAAAGCAGTGAAGACCCTTGTTGCTACCGGATTCAGTGAAGAGAAGGCAAAGGGAATTCTTCCAAAGATGGCTGATGATATCAGTGAGGGTGAGAGGCACAGGGTTGCTCTTGCACAGATTCTCATGAAAGAGCCTACTATCATCGTGATGGACGAACCTACAGGCACAATGGATCCGATCACCAAGATCGAGGTTACCAGGTCCATCCTTAAGGCACGTGATGAGATGGGGGACACATTCGTTATCGTCTCACACGACATGGATTTCCTGCAGGAAGCATGTGATCGCGTTGCATTGATGAGGGATGCCAAGATAGTGGCTGTTGGTGAACCCAATGATGTTCTTTCCCAATTAACTGAAGAAGAACGTTTACTTGTTGCTCAGGAAGCATAA
- a CDS encoding thermonuclease family protein: MRKVIFILLFLCCILSLSGCIGNNGAISEHTVTFANVTEVIDGDTFVISSGEKVRLIGVDTPERGEPYYEEARQYMVDNVLGRTVGLESDVSDTDRYGRLLRYVWLNDTMVNNELVLSGLAYSKAYEPDTYYQEQLDSSETLARGMGVGLWSASSSGEDGLVTISYLDAGRYIGQEVRVEGTVVTTSRNDGNGIIFLNFHDPYEGYFTVVIWSDDWDRFPQSPEVYYYGEHVLVTGKVVEYKGSPEIVVQDPSEIKILSDG; this comes from the coding sequence ATGCGTAAGGTCATTTTCATTCTGTTATTCTTATGTTGCATACTTTCCCTTTCCGGCTGTATCGGTAACAACGGTGCAATTTCGGAACACACTGTTACGTTTGCAAACGTTACGGAAGTGATAGACGGGGATACCTTTGTCATATCTTCCGGTGAAAAGGTACGTCTTATTGGTGTGGACACTCCTGAAAGAGGGGAGCCGTATTATGAGGAGGCCAGGCAGTACATGGTAGATAATGTTCTTGGCAGGACGGTCGGTCTTGAATCTGATGTCAGTGATACTGACCGGTATGGCCGTCTTCTGAGGTATGTATGGCTTAACGATACCATGGTGAACAATGAGCTGGTGCTTTCGGGACTGGCATATTCAAAGGCCTATGAGCCGGACACCTATTACCAGGAACAACTGGACAGTTCCGAAACCCTCGCAAGGGGGATGGGTGTAGGTCTCTGGTCAGCTTCATCTTCCGGGGAGGACGGGCTGGTCACAATTTCCTATCTTGATGCCGGCAGATATATTGGCCAGGAAGTGAGGGTCGAGGGCACGGTGGTCACCACTTCAAGGAATGATGGTAATGGCATCATTTTCCTTAATTTCCATGATCCTTATGAAGGTTATTTTACCGTGGTAATATGGTCGGATGACTGGGACAGGTTCCCGCAGAGCCCTGAGGTCTATTACTATGGTGAACACGTACTGGTCACCGGAAAGGTGGTCGAATACAAAGGCAGCCCTGAGATAGTTGTACAGGATCCGTCGGAGATCAAGATATTAAGTGATGGTTAA
- a CDS encoding phosphate uptake regulator PhoU — MVYIETRKIQQTGGSTYIVSLPKKWAERAGITTGSQVTLQPQQDGTLNIAAEGASQTQKKKNIIDVNGCVGDELVRLLIAAYISGSDMIELRASRIQVDQKKIIRSLCHKLIGPEIIEETANSVLIQDLLNPSEVSIKKSVRRMFLISNSMLNDAMQALKDHDLDLALDVIERDDEVDRLYLLISKQFRTVLRGSRLPDTSETTIDEYHDLRLSASSLERIADHALKIAKTAASLDIPIPEDTMKHIESSCTASSAMVEDAIDALYNQNTDLANQVIAKVDGTKTRINELNASLLDLSSPEAIVALGTVADSIDRIGEYGANIAEFAINLSMAMVQSK, encoded by the coding sequence GTGGTTTATATCGAAACTCGAAAAATACAGCAGACCGGCGGTTCCACGTACATCGTGTCCCTGCCTAAAAAGTGGGCCGAACGTGCCGGAATCACAACCGGTTCACAGGTAACGCTCCAACCACAGCAGGACGGGACCCTCAACATTGCAGCCGAAGGAGCTTCCCAGACCCAAAAAAAGAAGAACATAATTGATGTGAACGGTTGTGTTGGAGATGAACTTGTAAGACTCCTGATAGCAGCCTACATCTCGGGTTCCGACATGATCGAGCTACGGGCCAGCCGAATACAGGTTGACCAGAAGAAGATAATAAGAAGCCTCTGCCACAAGCTAATCGGTCCGGAAATAATCGAAGAGACCGCAAACTCCGTGCTGATCCAGGACCTGTTGAACCCCAGTGAGGTCTCGATCAAGAAAAGTGTAAGAAGGATGTTCCTTATCTCAAATTCAATGCTGAATGATGCAATGCAGGCACTGAAGGACCATGACCTTGACCTTGCACTTGACGTCATCGAACGTGATGACGAAGTGGACAGGCTTTACCTGCTTATTTCAAAACAGTTCAGGACGGTACTGCGGGGAAGCCGCCTTCCGGACACCTCCGAGACCACGATAGACGAGTACCATGACCTGCGGCTTTCTGCAAGTTCACTGGAACGTATCGCAGACCATGCGCTCAAGATAGCAAAGACCGCAGCATCTCTTGACATACCCATTCCGGAAGATACCATGAAACATATCGAAAGTTCCTGTACAGCCTCAAGTGCCATGGTAGAAGATGCCATCGATGCATTGTACAACCAGAACACTGATCTTGCCAATCAGGTGATTGCAAAGGTAGATGGTACGAAAACAAGGATCAATGAACTAAACGCATCACTTCTTGACCTTAGCTCCCCGGAAGCCATTGTTGCCCTGGGCACCGTGGCAGACAGTATCGACAGGATAGGAGAATACGGAGCAAATATTGCAGAATTTGCGATCAATCTTTCAATGGCGATGGTCCAGAGCAAATAA